The nucleotide window GAAGGCAAGTTCTTCATGCAGGAGCGGGGCTTCATTTGCCAGAGCTGCCACATGCCCGAGGTGACTCGCCCGGTGGCGCCGGATAGCCCCATTCGCCATGGCCGCCGGCATCTGTGGCGGGGCGGGCATGATCCGGACATGATTCAACGGGCGGTGGCGATCGAGGTCAAGACGGACACCCCGCAACCCAAACCAGGGGACGAAATCGCCGTTACGCTGAACCTGATCAATGCCGGCGCGGGCCACAAGATCCCGACCGGCGATCCCGACCGGCACTTTACTATCGAGTTTTCCGTCGAGGACGCGCAGAAGAACGTGTTGGACCAACAGAAATCGACCATGGGGCGCTGGATTCTCTGGCAGCCGGCCATTCTCGAACTGTACGACAACCGGCTCCTGCCTCTGGCGAGCCGGGAGTACAGTTTTGCCTATCGTATCCCCCCTAAATCAGAGGGCTTGATTCTCAAGGCGCGGGTGCAGTACCACATTCTGACGGACGGGCAGCACGAGATGCTCCGGACCAAGTATGGGCTGACGGGGAACGATCCCTATCGGTTCGTGATCTACGAACGGGAGTTTCCTCTTTCTGAAAAACTGGCAGCAGCCTTGGATCGGGAGAATCGTCAGCAGACCGCATTGAGTCGTCCAGTAGAAGAAACGAGTTGCAAGGTGAAGGCTGCGAGCTGATCCTGTACGAACAAAGGAACCACATGACACACCCTTTATTGATGGATACGGAAACCTTGCAACAGCGGCTCGGGCAGCCGGGATTGGTGATTGTCGATGTCCGGGGAAAGTCGGCCTATGAATTCGGCGGCCACATTCCCGGTGCCGTGCATTCGACCTGGCACGAATACAGCGATCCGAATGCGATTCCGAAAGGGCTTCTGAATCCCGATCTCGCGCAGATCGAGCGGCAGCTCTCGGCGTTGGGGATCAGCAACGACAGCGAAGTGGTCATCTACTCCAATCCCTTCGACAATTGGGGCGATGAAGGGCGCATGTTCTGGATGCTGGAATATCTCGGGCATCAGAACTTGAAGGTGCTCGACGGCGGCTGGGTCAAGTGGACGGCGGAGAAGCGCCCCTTCGGTCATGGCCGTGAAACGCCGAAGCCGGGCACGTTCAAAGCCAAGCCGGTGAAGAGCGTTGCGATGACCAAGGATGAGTTAAAGCTCATCGTCCGTCAGGCGCATCCGCAGACGGCCGTCCTGGATGCGCGCAGCCTGGAGGAGTATCTCGGCAAGGAAGTGTCGGGGATTCCGCGTCCCGGGCATATCCCTTCGGCCATCCATGTCGCGTGGAACACGTTTCTCAACAAGGACGCGACGATCAAGGATTTCGTCGCCATCAAGGATTCCCTGCAGGACAAGGGGATACAGGATTCCCAGGAGATCGTCTGCTATTGCACCGGCGGTGTCCGATCGGCCTGGCTCTATTTCATTCTGAAGCTCGTGGGCTATCAGAATGTCCGCAACTATCCGGGGTCCTGGTGGGAGTGGAGCCGGGATTTCGCCTGTCCGGTAGAGAAAGACATACAAGGCTTACAGAAAATTCTGGGGTTCAACGAGTCGGCGCGACCTTCTTGACAGTCAAAAAAGCGCTGTGTAAGGTGAATTCATGAGCGCACGATTTTTATGCACTGATCTGTGCAATCCTATCTAACCCTGAGGGAGGCCACTATGACAATCTCTATTCGTCGCAGCCTGGTGATGTTGGCGGCAGTGAGTGCGTTCGTTGTCGGTCCGGTGATGACCGGTCTGGCGTTGGCCGATAACAAGCATGTGGCAGAGGCCGTCGAGCATGCGAAAGAAGCTGCGGCCCATGGCAAGCAAGGCCATGCCGATGCCCTGGTGCAGCATGCCGAGGGCGCTCTCAAACATGCCGAGGCGGCCGGTGTGAAGAATCCGCACTTGGACGAAGGCATCAAGCATCTTAAGGAAGCCGTCGAGCACGGGAAGGCTGGTCACGCCGATGTGGCCACGCAGCACGCCGAAGGTGCCGTCACGCATTTGTCGGAAGTGAAGTAACGCATCGACAGCACAGATTTGCCGGCTGTCAGTTGACAGCCGGGGTATTCGGAGCGGGCAGGGGGCAACAACCCTGCCCGTTCTTGCTTGAGCGGGAGAGAGCGCAGTGCGCGTCGGGTATTACCAATATGAGCCGGAATTCGGCAAGGTCGCGAAGAACCTGGAGGTGATTCGTGCCAAGCTGGAACAGACCGAGGCCGACCTCATGGTCCTGCCGGAGCTCTGTGCATCGGGGTATCAGTTTGTGTCGGCCGAGGAGGCACTGACGCTATCCGAGCCGGTGCCGGATGGACCGACGACGAAGATGCTCGTGGAAGTGGCCAAGCGCCGACGCATGCATATTGTAGCCGGCTTGCCGGAGCGGGCAGGGGCGCACTGTTATAATTCGGCGGTGGTCGTCGGGCCGTCAGGATTGCTCGGCTGCTATCGAAAGAGCCATCTGTTTTTTGAAGAGACGCTCTGCTTTGCCCCCGGAGATACCGGCTTTCACGTCTGGGATATCGGGTCCGCCAAGATCGGCGTCATGATCTGCTTCGATTGGTACTTCCCAGAATCTGCGCGGACTCTGGCCCTCATGGGAGCCGACATCATCTGCCATCCCTCCAATTTGGTCTTGCCGAATTGTCCGGACTCCATGCCGGTGCGTTGCTTGGAGAATCGCATCTTCGCCGTCACGTGCAATCGCATCGGAACCGAAGCGCGCGGCGGGAAAGATGCCCTCACCTTTATCGGCAATAGCGAGGTTGTCAGTTCCCGTGGCGTCATCCTGCAGCGCGCGTCGCGCGACCGTGAAGAACTGGCCGTGGTGGACATCGATCCGACCGAGGCGCGGAGCAAGGCGCTCACCCGCTACAACGATCTGCTCGGCGATCGCCGTCCCGCTCTCTATCACAAGTAGGAATCCCTCGTCGAACGCGGGCCGTCGCTGAACGGCCGTTCTCAACGTAGGCTTGCGCCATGCACGCGAGCACGGTAGGATCTTCTTATGGATATGGAACTCGGTAAGGGCATTTTCCTCGTGGCGACGCCCCAACTGCGCGATCCGAATTTCCGCCAGACCGTGGTCTTACTCTGTGAACATGGGGATGAAGGCGCGCTCGGTGTCGTGGTCAATCGGCCGACCGCCATGTCTATCTCGGAAGCGCTCCCGCAGGTGCCCATCATCGAAGGGGCGAGTCATGTGCTCTATGCCGGGGGGCCCGTGCAGACGAATCACGTCATGCTGCTATACCGGGTCGACCAGCTGCCGGAAAATTCCCACCATGTGTTTGACGGGGTGTGCCTCGGCGGAGATATGGGCGTGGTCGAACGGATCCTCACCGGCCCGACGACCAAAGATTCCTTTCGCGCCTATCTCGGGTACTCGGGCTGGGGCCCTGGCCAGTTGGAGTCGGAGATGAAGACCGGTTCCTGGATTACTTTGCCCGCCGATTCCAAGATCGTGTTTG belongs to Nitrospira sp. and includes:
- a CDS encoding multiheme c-type cytochrome, producing MTRLVKIGLGVVGLAAAIYVYYTEIKPVVIFGLRDEYAHAIPFQKVPEGLTSLSAESCGQCHREIYDEWKTSIHAKAYEDPFFQAYWKKDKNIWVCLNCHTPLENQQPTLVKEIPRGRVEKAVQEPNPHYDPAYQKESVTCAACHVRDGVIYGPFEDSAAPHPTKFDPNFRTTQVCQRCHNVVSGPAQFYNVGPCGTYAEYEGKFFMQERGFICQSCHMPEVTRPVAPDSPIRHGRRHLWRGGHDPDMIQRAVAIEVKTDTPQPKPGDEIAVTLNLINAGAGHKIPTGDPDRHFTIEFSVEDAQKNVLDQQKSTMGRWILWQPAILELYDNRLLPLASREYSFAYRIPPKSEGLILKARVQYHILTDGQHEMLRTKYGLTGNDPYRFVIYEREFPLSEKLAAALDRENRQQTALSRPVEETSCKVKAAS
- a CDS encoding sulfurtransferase, with product MTHPLLMDTETLQQRLGQPGLVIVDVRGKSAYEFGGHIPGAVHSTWHEYSDPNAIPKGLLNPDLAQIERQLSALGISNDSEVVIYSNPFDNWGDEGRMFWMLEYLGHQNLKVLDGGWVKWTAEKRPFGHGRETPKPGTFKAKPVKSVAMTKDELKLIVRQAHPQTAVLDARSLEEYLGKEVSGIPRPGHIPSAIHVAWNTFLNKDATIKDFVAIKDSLQDKGIQDSQEIVCYCTGGVRSAWLYFILKLVGYQNVRNYPGSWWEWSRDFACPVEKDIQGLQKILGFNESARPS
- the smbP gene encoding small metal-binding protein SmbP; this translates as MTISIRRSLVMLAAVSAFVVGPVMTGLALADNKHVAEAVEHAKEAAAHGKQGHADALVQHAEGALKHAEAAGVKNPHLDEGIKHLKEAVEHGKAGHADVATQHAEGAVTHLSEVK
- a CDS encoding nitrilase-related carbon-nitrogen hydrolase — encoded protein: MRVGYYQYEPEFGKVAKNLEVIRAKLEQTEADLMVLPELCASGYQFVSAEEALTLSEPVPDGPTTKMLVEVAKRRRMHIVAGLPERAGAHCYNSAVVVGPSGLLGCYRKSHLFFEETLCFAPGDTGFHVWDIGSAKIGVMICFDWYFPESARTLALMGADIICHPSNLVLPNCPDSMPVRCLENRIFAVTCNRIGTEARGGKDALTFIGNSEVVSSRGVILQRASRDREELAVVDIDPTEARSKALTRYNDLLGDRRPALYHK
- a CDS encoding YqgE/AlgH family protein; the protein is MDMELGKGIFLVATPQLRDPNFRQTVVLLCEHGDEGALGVVVNRPTAMSISEALPQVPIIEGASHVLYAGGPVQTNHVMLLYRVDQLPENSHHVFDGVCLGGDMGVVERILTGPTTKDSFRAYLGYSGWGPGQLESEMKTGSWITLPADSKIVFEKDPAQVWQEILLNLGDAYKHYADMPFDPSWN